GATCGCGGGCGTCGTGCGCGAGGTCGGCGAGCGCAGCGCCGAGGTCGAGGTGACCCGCGCAGCGCCCGGGGGCACGAAGCTCCGCGCGGAGAAGGGCATCAACCTGCCCGACACCGACCTGCCGGTCTCCGCGCTGACCGCCGAGGACCGGGCCGCGCTCGATTCCGTGGTCGAGTTCGCCGACATCGTGCAGCTCTCGTTCGTGCGCAGCGAGGCCGACGTGCGCGAGCTGGCCGACGAGCTCGACGCGCGCGGCGCCGGCGACCTGGGCGTCGTCGTGAAGATCGAGACGACGCAGGGCTTCGCCGACCTGCCCGACATCTTCCTCGAGCTCATGCGCCGCCCGAAGGGCGGGGTCATGATCGCGCGCGGCGACCTCGGCGTCGAGGCCGGCTTCGAGCGGCTCGCCGAGCTGCAGGAGGAGATGCTCTGGCTCTGCGAGGCCGCGCGGGTGCCCGTGATCTGGGCGACCGAGGTGCTCGACACGCTCGCCGACACGGGCGTGCCGACGCGTGCCGAGGTGACGGATGCGGCGGCCGGCGACCGCGCCGAATGCGTCATGCTCAACAAGGGGCCCTACATCCCCGAGGCGATCCGCACGCTCGACGACATCTTCAGCCGCATGCACGGACACCTCGACAAGAAGCGGCCGCTGCTGCGGCGGCTGCGCTCGTTCCAGCGCGAGGACTGAGCGGGCGGCGCGGCCGGCCCGGGGGCATCCGCAGCCCCGGCAGTGCCCCGGATCGCGCGCTCAGCGCACGTGCGGCAGCACCTCGGCGGCGATGAGCTCCAGGTGGTCGAGGTCGGTCATGTCGATCGTCTGCAGGTAGACGCGCTCCGAGCCGAGCTCGCGCAGACGACCGAGCTTGTCGACGACCTGCTGCGGGGTGCCGGCGATGTTCACCCCGGCGAACGTCTCGGGGTCGCCGCCCGCCGCGAGCACCCGGCGTCGGTACTCCTCGTCGCTCGTCGCCACGACGGTCGGCAGCGCCGCCGAGTACTTCAGGTCGTCGGGGTCGCGCCCCTCCGCCTCGCAGGCGGCGCGCACGCGCGCGAAGTTCTCGGCGAGCTCCGCCTCGCTCACGAAGCCCCGGTTGAACTCGGTCGCGTACCGCGCGGCCAGCTGGGGGGTCTTGCGCGGCCCGCCCCCGCCGACGATGATCGGCACGCGGTGCTGCGCGGGCTTCGGCAGCGCGGGGGAATCGGCGAGCGTGTGGTGCTCGCCATCGAAGTGGAAGCGCTCGCCCACCGGGGTGCCCCACAGGCCGGTGACGATCTGCAGCTGCTCCTCGAGCAGCGCGAACCGGCGCTCGGGGAACGGCATGCCGTACGCGGCGTGCTCCGCCTCGAACCAGCCGGTGCCGAGGCCCAGCTCTACGCGGCCGCCCGACATCTGGTCGACCTGCGCGACCTGGATCGCGAGCACGCCCGGGTGCCGGTACGTCACCGACGACACGAGCGTGCCGAGCCGCACCCGCTCGGTCTCGCGGGCGAGGCCGGCGAGCGTGGTCCAGGCGTCGGTGGGTCCGGGGAGGCCGTCGTTCGGACCCATGGCGAGGTAGTGGTCGGATCGGAACCAGCCGTCGAAGCCGAGTCGCTCGGCCGCCTGCGCGTGCGCGAGCTGGGTGTTGTAGGTCGCGCCCTGCTGGGGCTCGGTGAAGACGCAGAATTCCATGGGTCCCTCTCGATCGGATGCCCCGTGCGGGGCGAGGATTCGCAGCTCAGCGCGGTTCGTGGCCGAGCACGCCGAGCACCTCGTCGTGCAGCAGGCCGTTCGTCGCGAGCGACGATCCGCTCCACGGTCCGGGCGTGCCGTCGATGCTCGTGAAGCGGCCGCCGGCCTCCTCGACGATGGGGATCAGCGCGGCCAGGTCGTAGACCTTCACGTCGAACTCGCCCGTGATGTCGATGAGCCCGTCGGCGAGCAGCATGTACGACCACATGTCGCCGTACGCGCGATCGCGCCAGACGCGCCCCTGCAGGTCGAGCAGCCGCTCGAGGTAGCCGGCGTCGCGCCACTGGGCGAGGCTCTGGAAGCTGAGCGACGCGTCGGCGAGATCGGCGACCTGCGACACGTGCATGCGCCGGGGTGCTCCCGACGCGGATGCCTCGGGGTCGCCGTCGACCGCGTGGCCACGCTCCGCGTCGGACGAGAACGTCCACGCGCCCGACCCGGCGGCGGCCCACCAGCGGCGGCCCATCGCGGGCGACGAGACGACGCCCACGACCGGCACGTCGTCGACCGCGAGCGCGATGAGCGTCGCCCACACCGGTACCCCGCGCAGGAAGTTCGCGGTGCCGTCGATCGGATCGATGATCCAGCGCCGCGTGCTCGAGCCCTCGGTGCCGTACTCCTCGCCGATCACGCCGTCGTCGGGGCGCTCGGCCG
This portion of the Agromyces rhizosphaerae genome encodes:
- a CDS encoding LLM class F420-dependent oxidoreductase, producing the protein MEFCVFTEPQQGATYNTQLAHAQAAERLGFDGWFRSDHYLAMGPNDGLPGPTDAWTTLAGLARETERVRLGTLVSSVTYRHPGVLAIQVAQVDQMSGGRVELGLGTGWFEAEHAAYGMPFPERRFALLEEQLQIVTGLWGTPVGERFHFDGEHHTLADSPALPKPAQHRVPIIVGGGGPRKTPQLAARYATEFNRGFVSEAELAENFARVRAACEAEGRDPDDLKYSAALPTVVATSDEEYRRRVLAAGGDPETFAGVNIAGTPQQVVDKLGRLRELGSERVYLQTIDMTDLDHLELIAAEVLPHVR
- a CDS encoding inositol monophosphatase family protein, producing the protein MTAPHADDLALALELAEIADRVSLRRFRAVDLDVQTKPDRSPVTEADLAVERAIREHLAAERPDDGVIGEEYGTEGSSTRRWIIDPIDGTANFLRGVPVWATLIALAVDDVPVVGVVSSPAMGRRWWAAAGSGAWTFSSDAERGHAVDGDPEASASGAPRRMHVSQVADLADASLSFQSLAQWRDAGYLERLLDLQGRVWRDRAYGDMWSYMLLADGLIDITGEFDVKVYDLAALIPIVEEAGGRFTSIDGTPGPWSGSSLATNGLLHDEVLGVLGHEPR